A single Drosophila ananassae strain 14024-0371.13 chromosome 3L, ASM1763931v2, whole genome shotgun sequence DNA region contains:
- the LOC6496508 gene encoding zinc finger protein 35, whose translation METCGLIYVSNDYEKFLMRCSFCPKDVEMAQWQQFVLHFRNMHTPPESEKYEEVIREDLAMAEKSAAEEAIETNLSAKEEQLNVELEIETVESLLSDSEESGGSDQEDELEPGQEKESGEHPSDDVTVLSTPIYKFQPSFFRRDPRTPKFIEIYKAYPCLWNPSHSKYKEPSACQEALKQMIVELESKVAVFLNERSLRAAIKKIHQQYNTLNKRVLSGNQKQHSLAFTNYTLCSFLKATKDYDLSKRKEKIQLDFSKKNKLTTELIELYANFPQLYDPSHKEFSNMHSRKQAYESLAAEITIPNTDINSDDIYRAIQNLRQWYYKSTKHAINAGKGAEKFYQDVCRFMPPKMFKQRLVCEICQQVTYSDHVLQSHIFKAHKIGDLPFKCTLCERSFIGRVELANHTQRVHIGKTLKCDHCERTFAVFADLELHIRTHTGHKPYVCEQCGKAFRLRSQMKLHVTAIHTKIRAFKCDMCPKDFVKKVDLTDHIKSHLNIRDKICNDCGKGFTSCHSLIRHRQIHSEVKKFVCKLCEARFSQFVGLNSHMKRTHNIVRSHGQKGTTIVPAEN comes from the exons ATGGAGACTTGCGGGCTTATTTACGTTAGTAATGACTACGAAAAGTTCCTAATGCGATGCTCCTTCTGTCCCAAGGACGTGGAGATGGCCCAGTGGCAGCAGTTTGTTCTCCACTTCAGGAACATGCACACGCCCCCGGAAAGTGAAAAATATGAAGAAGTCATCAGAGAAGATCTGGCTATGGCCGAGAAATCTGCTGCCGAAGAAGCGATAGAAACAAATCTTTCGGCGAAAGAGGAACAACTTAATGTAGAGCTGGAAATCGAGACAGTTGAGTCCTTGCTTAGCGATTCTGAGGAGTCTGGTGGGTCTGATCAGGAAGATGAACTAGAACCCGGCCAGGAGAAAGAATCAGGGGAACATCCTTCAGATGATGTTACTGTTCTAAGTACACCTATATACAAG ttCCAACCGTCCTTCTTTCGAAGAGACCCACGAACACCCAAGTTCATTGAGATCTACAAGGCATATCCATGCCTCTGGAATCCGAGTCACAGCAAATACAAAGAGCCCAGTGCCTGCCAGGAAGCCCTTAAACAGATGATCGTTGAACTGGAGTCAAAGGTTGCTGTCTTCCTTAACGAAAGAAGCCTTAGGGCGGCCATTAAGAAGATTCATCAACAGTACAACACGCTCAACAAGCGAGTGCTCTCTGGCAACCAGAAACAACATTCATTAGCCTTCACCAACTACACTCTATGCAGTTTTCTTAAGGCCACTAAGGATTATGACCTATctaaaagaaaggaaaaaattcAG CTGGATTTCTCAAAGAAGAACAAGCTGACCACAGAGTTGATAGAGCTGTATGCCAATTTTCCGCAACTATACGATCCTTCGCACAAGGAGTTCTCCAACATGCATTCCCGCAAACAGGCCTATGAAAGCTTGGCCGCTGAAATTACAATCCCCAATACAGATATCAACAGCGATGACATCTACCGAGCAATCCAAAATCTGAGACAATGGTATTACAAAAGTACCAAGCACGCCATAAATGCTGGGAAAGGCGCTGAGAAGTTTTACCAGGACGTGTGCCGGTTTATGCCCCCCAAAATGTTTAAGCAGCGTCTCGTCTGCGAGATCTGTCAGCAAGTGACCTACTCTGATCACGTCCTTCAATCACACATCTTTAAAGCCCACAAAATCGGTGACCTGCCATTCAAATGTACCCTGTGCGAGCGCAGCTTTATAGGACGCGTAGAACTTGCCAATCATACCCAGAGAGTTCACATTGGCAAAACGCTTAAATGTGACCATTGTGAGCGGACTTTTGCGGTGTTCGCCGATTTGGAGCTTCACATTCGCACCCACACGGGGCATAAGCCTTATGTCTGTGAGCAATGTGGAAAAGCCTTTCGCCTGCGTTCCCAAATGAAGCTCCATGTTACTGCCATCCACACCAAGATTAGAGCCTTCAAGTGCGATATGTGTCCCAAGGACTTTGTGAAAAAGGTCGACCTAACAGATCACATCAAGAGCCACCTCAACATTCGCGACAAGATTTGCAACGACTGCGGCAAGGGTTTCACCAGCTGTCATTCCCTCATCCGCCATCGTCAGATTCACTCCGAGGTGAAGAAGTTTGTGTGCAAACTCTGCGAGGCTAGGTTTTCCCAGTTTGTTGGATTAAATTCACATATGAAGCGTACCCACAATATAGTCCGAAGCCATGGACAAAAAGGTACTACGATTGTTCCTGcagaaaactaa
- the LOC6496509 gene encoding uncharacterized protein LOC6496509, producing MEVCGSVLVNSNYQQFRLKCIYCTTESELHDWKLFINHVRTSHYCEEDEASGSTDVPIKENQDSLDPEIEYEPEEFYNIIETVEDDDQWLKSENDMDEDVSPYAENKTTYCEYLSESNEAPAPSERDAASSPNYSASLKAEPFVEYESGSDSNSYIEEPPLPRRPGRPPKRTRPDQVFKFKVSFIRSNPRVLHLIQVYREHPCLWNPADDFYEDEGVRKQAYKSIISRMELKTDVLLTVAELKRTLVQLHTQYALAGEMKAKGKLVGLASRYYAKCEFLSVSPPVKVRQIEVDSNLITIKLNFKEDNLVTSSFIETYGNYPMLYNPAHPDFCSIDARAEAYVKLAEEFQPVVKANETDVYIAVNKLRRWAYEAMRRLKAKELIESCNKQEVQYLRMCSFLPAKGSESAVLYCDVCSRRFHGDYNLRVHMFKAHMLGELPYLCSMCPRRFDRQVDMERHKQRSHFANRLKCEYCEKVFAVYHDLKVHTLIHTGEKPHVCEVCGKSFRLKLLLDHHINGVHLNIRPHHCHLCNKSFRKKFELSNHIKGHYNIRDKKCEVCGAAFYDHSSLSRHRRGHREKQQI from the exons atgGAAGTGTGTGGCAGCGTGCTGGTGAATTCGAATTACCAGCAGTTCCGGCTGAAATGCATATACTGCACCACAGAAAGCGAGCTACATGATTGGAAGCTGTTCATCAACCATGTGCGGACATCACATTACTGCGAGGAGGATGAAGCCTCTGGGTCTACAGATGTCCCAATCAAAGAAAACCAAGATTCGTTGGACCCTGAAATCGAATACGAACCAGAAGAGTTTTACAATATCATTGAAACGGTTGAGGACGATGACCAATGGTTAAAGTCTGAAAATGACATGGAC GAGGATGTTAGTCCATACGCGGAGAATAAGACGACTTACTGTGAATACCTTTCTGAATCCAATGAAGCGCCAGCTCCATCAGAAAGAGATGCAGCCAGCAGCCCCAATTACTCGGCTTCTTTGAAAGCCGAACCATTCGTGGAGTACGAGAGTGGTAGCGACTCTAACTCATATATTGAAGAGCCACCGCTACCACGGCGTCCAGGAAGGCCACCAAAACGTACCAGACCTGATCAGGTTTTCAAG TTCAAAGTGTCGTTTATACGAAGCAATCCACGTGTGCTGCATCTGATCCAAGTGTATAGGGAACACCCCTGCCTGTGGAATCCAGCAGATGACTTTTATGAGGATGAGGGCGTGCGGAAGCAGGCGTACAAATCTATAATAAGTCGTATGGAGTTAAAAACCGACGTACTTTTGACTGTGGCCGAGTTGAAGCGAACTCTGGTGCAGCTGCACACGCAATACGCCCTTGCAGGAGAAATGAAAGCGAAAGGGAAGCTAGTCGGACTGGCATCTCGTTACTATGCCAAATGCGAATTCCTCAGCGTTTCGCCGCCCGTAAAAGTAAGGCAGATCGAAGTGGACAGTAACCTAATCACAATTAAg cTTAATTTTAAGGAGGATAACTTAGTGACTAGTTCTTTCATCGAGACATATGGAAACTATCCGATGTTATACAATCCAGCACACCCAGATTTCTGTTCAATAGATGCGAGGGCCGAAGCCTATGTAAAGCTGGCTGAAGAGTTCCAGCCTGTTGTGAAGGCCAATGAAACGGACGTTTATATAGCCGTAAATAAGCTAAGACGTTGGGCTTATGAGGCTATGAGGCGTCTGAAAGCCAAAGAGCTGATTGAGTCTTGCAATAAGCAGGAGGTGCAGTACTTGCGCATGTGTAGCTTTTTACCTGCTAAAGGATCGGAAAGTGCTGTGTTGTACTGCGATGTCTGCAGCAGGCGGTTTCACGGCGACTACAACCTCCGTGTGCATATGTTCAAAGCCCATATGTTGGGCGAACTACCTTATCTTTGTTCTATGTGCCCGCGGCGCTTTGACAGACAAGTGGACATGGAACGGCACAAACAACGATCGCATTTCGCTAACCGCCTGAAGTGCGAATATTGCGAAAAAGTCTTTGCTGTCTACCATGACCTTAAGGTACACACTCTTATCCACACCGGCGAGAAGCCGCATGTGTGCGAAGTTTGTGGCAAATCGTTCCGTCTGAAACTGCTTTTGGATCATCACATAAACGGCGTCCACCTCAACATTCGGCCTCACCATTGCCACTTGTGCAACAAAAGTTTCCGCAAAAAGTTTGAACTGTCCAACCACATTAAAGGACACTATAATATTCGTGATAAAAAATGCGAGGTTTGCGGAGCCGCTTTCTACGACCATTCTTCCCTCTCCAGACATCGCCGAGGCCACagagaaaaacaacaaatttaa
- the LOC6496510 gene encoding zinc finger protein 674, with product MVICGNILVRSNFEHFVLICALDNDCSVEMEIERWQDFIRHIREHSFLKPESVDTEDEKVDIRSDCEEDVSASVKEEESQTQEPEDCLAEAMFVDFPVSSEEDDFEDEDDVDNPSIPFDYELETTNPNDFPALTKFNPTFYRRSPRITKFIELYKKHSCLWDPADDEYKNKEKRSAAYVELAQQLKGSVNIHLTLYRLKKCIASLHTQYAAITRQKKTQRLSKVPLYYHAKYSFLSHRGNVEEVESDDDEGDCKIKLVFTEENRLTTLFIELYSKFPHLYDPNHKNFANLSERKSAFMEITDLITSEIPMGIITHYDVYDSILGLRRWYSRRIKTLTDVQTVGLSLAEKLYIERCKKFMPTKTFRQKLKCEVCEQAFSTDHALQAHQFRDHKMGEGGWFRCTLCELNFDRRCHLQQHIQRVHMSKAFACDICSRSFAFSSQLAIHKQTHDEKHVAKPFVCEFCGKSFKQKIQMTTHVTAVHTKIRAFKCHICPKDFLTKRDLKDHVKAHLNIRDKVCEICQKAFTNANALVKHRHIHKEKTLQCSLCTTRFAERVSLGVHMRRTHKIIKSTAKVAESVGDAIFQPTFPEPQDIPKQ from the exons ATGGTAATTTGCGGAAATATATTGGTTCGGAGCAACTTCGAGCACTTTGTGCTGATCTGTGCTCTGGACAATGACTGCTCAGTGGAGATGGAAATAGAGCGATGGCAGGACTTCATCCGACACATTAGAGAACACAGTTTCTTAAAGCCCGAATCAGTAGACACCGAAGACGAAAAGGTGGATATCAGGAGTGACTGTGAAGAGGATGTGTCAGCATCCGTGAAAGAAGAGGAGTCACAGACTCAGGAGCCAGAAGACTGTTTAGCTGAGGCCATGTTCGTAGACTTCCCGGTTTCCTCGGAAGAGGACGACTTCGAAGATGAAGACGATGTTGACAATCCATCTATACCGTTCGACTATGAACTGGAAACCACCAATCCCAATGACTTTCCGGCCCTTACAAAA TTCAATCCCACTTTTTACCGACGAAGTCCTCGGATCACCAAGTTTATCGAGCTCTACAAAAAGCACTCTTGTCTGTGGGATCCAGCAGATGACGAGTACAAAAACAAAGAGAAACGCTCCGCTGCCTACGTGGAGTTGGCCCAGCAACTGAAAGGCTCTGTCAATATCCACCTTACTTTATACAGACTGAAAAAATGCATCGCTAGCTTGCATACCCAGTACGCGGCTATCACCCGGCAGAAAAAGACACAGCGGTTGTCCAAGGTACCCCTCTACTACCATGCCAAATACAGTTTTCTATCGCATCGGGGCAATGTGGAGGAGGTCGAGAGCGACGACGACGAAGGAGACTGCAAAATTAAG CTGGTGTTCACGGAGGAGAACCGGTTAACCACTCTTTTCATAGAACTTTACTCGAAGTTTCCTCATCTTTACGATCCGAATCACAAGAACTTTGCGAATTTAAGCGAACGAAAGTCAGCATTCATGGAGATCACAGATCTGATTACGTCCGAGATTCCAATGGGTATCATCACTCACTACGACGTATACGACAGTATTCTAGGCCTACGGCGCTGGTATTCACGCAGAATAAAGACGCTCACCGATGTCCAGACAGTTGGCCTCTCGCTAGCCGAGAAATTGTATATCGAAAGATGCAAGAAGTTTATGCCCACAAAGACATTCCGACAGAAGTTGAAGTGCGAGGTATGTGAGCAGGCGTTCAGCACGGATCACGCTTTGCAGGCCCACCAGTTCCGGGATCATAAGATGGGCGAAGGCGGTTGGTTTCGGTGCACGCTGTGCGAACTTAACTTTGACCGGCGCTGCCACCTGCAGCAGCACATTCAGAGGGTGCACATGAGCAAGGCTTTCGCCTGTGACATCTGCAGCCGCAGCTTCGCCTTTTCCAGCCAGTTGGCCATCCACAAGCAAACGCACGACGAGAAGCACGTTGCCAAACCCTTTGTGTGTGAGTTCTGCGGGAAATCGTTTAAACAAAAGATCCAAATGACAACCCATGTGACAGCTGTGCACACCAAGATCCGGGCGTTTAAGTGCCACATCTGCCCAAAAGACTTTCTGACCAAGCGGGATCTCAAGGATCATGTGAAGGCCCACTTGAATATTCGCGACAAGGTCTGTGAGATCTGCCAGAAGGCCTTTACCAATGCCAACGCTCTGGTTAAACACCGGCACATCCACAAGGAGAAGACGTTGCAGTGCTCCCTGTGCACAACCCGTTTTGCGGAAAGGGTCAGCCTCGGTGTCCATATGCGACGAACCCATAAAATTATCAAGAGCACAGCGAAAGTGGCAGAGTCGGTGGGAGACGCAATCTTTCAACCCACATTCCCAGAACCCCAAGACATTCCCAAGCAATGA
- the LOC6496511 gene encoding elongation factor Tu: MQGARVLRGLLPKIWGHGDGVIRQRIPQTQASVGIVPRFFSTNPGNKPASGLRDLPHCNVGTIGHVDHGKTTLTAAITKIQSNKGMAEYLSYDQIDRAPEEKARGITINACHIGYATSKRTYAHTDCPGHADYIKNMISGASQMDGAILVVAATDGQMPQTREHLLLAKQVGIQRIVVFINKADLVDQEVLELVEIEMREMLSDFGFDGVNSPVICGSALLALREDQSVFGVPAIEKLLEHCDSYIPTPQRDFAAPFILPIDNAFTVPGRGTVVVGTIKRGTIPRNAEADLLGFNQNLKTSISDIQIFRKSVPQALAGENVGALLRGIKISAVERGMLLCATGSEDISNHFEGSMYLLSRAEGGRVKPMLSKYIQQLFSQTWNVPARIDIVPSEAMLMPGEHGQVRVTLLRKMVMTAGQAFTIRENGATVATGMITQRLPSLDLPKNKLSKALVDC; the protein is encoded by the exons ATGCAGGGAGCCAGAGTTTTGAGAGGGCTGCTTCCAAAGATATGGGGCCATGGTGACGGAGTGATCCGGCAGAGGATCCCGCAGACACAAGCCAGTGTCGGTATCGTGCCACGGTTTTTTTCCACAAATCCTGGTAATAAACCGGCAAGCGGATTGCGTGACTTGCCGCACTGCAATGTAGGCACCATCGGCCATGTGGACCATGGGAAGACCACCCTCACTGCCGCCATCACCAAGATCCAGTCGAACAAGGGCATGGCAGAGTACTTGTCCTACGACCAAATAGACAGGGCTCCTGAGGAGAAGGCGCGGGGCATAACTATCAACGCCTGCCATATCGGGTATGCCACAAGTAAGCGCACCTACGCCCACACCGACTGTCCAGGTCATGCGGATTATATAAAG AACATGATCTCGGGGGCATCGCAAATGGATGGCGCTATCCTGGTGGTTGCAGCCACCGATGGACAAATGCCTCAGACCCGAGAGCATCTTCTGCTGGCCAAACAAGTGGGCATCCAACGTATCGTGGTCTTTATCAACAAGGCAGATCTGGTCGATCAGGAGGTTCTTGAGCTGGTGGAGATTGAGATGCGCGAGATGCTCAGTGACTTTGGATTTGATGGCGTCAACAGTCCGGTTATTTGTGGATCAGCTTTGTTGGCTCTTCGGGAGGATCAATCGGTGTTCGGTGTGCCAGCTATCGAAAAGCTTTTGGAGCATTGTGATTCCTATATACCAACGCCACAAAGGGATTTCGCAGCGCCGTTCATTCTGCCCATCGACAATGCCTTCACTGTTCCCGGACGAGGTACAGTGGTCGTGGGCACTATTAAGCGAGGAACCATTCCCCGGAATGCAGAGGCCGATCTTCTGGGCTTTAACCAGAACCTAAAGACCAGCATAAGCGACATTCAAATCTTCCGGAAGAGCGTACCCCAGGCGCTTGCCGGAGAGAATGTGGGCGCCCTATTACGTGGAATCAAGATATCCGCTGTGGAGCGCGGTATGCTGCTCTGTGCCACGGGCTCTGAGGATATTTCAAACCATTTCGAAGGCTCTATGTACCTACTGTCGCGGGCCGAAGGTGGTCGCGTGAAACCTATGCTTTCCAAGTATATTCAGCAACTTTTTAGTCAAACGTGGAATGTTCCGGCTCGGATCGATATTG TGCCCAGTGAAGCTATGCTAATGCCTGGCGAGCACGGTCAAGTGCGCGTCACTCTGTTGAGGAAAATGGTGATGACAGCTGGCCAGGCATTCACGATACGAGAGAACGGAGCAACGGTCGCCACGGGAATGATAACACAACGACTGCCGTCGCTGGACCTGCCCAAGAACAAGCTCTCAAAAGCGCTGGTGGATTGTTAA